Genomic segment of Schistocerca piceifrons isolate TAMUIC-IGC-003096 chromosome 1, iqSchPice1.1, whole genome shotgun sequence:
AGCCATCATGATGCATTTTATTACCATCACAAATCTAGTGGAAGCCCAACTCAATCTACCTCTTAACACAAGGCATCTGTGGTTCAGTGCACGTTTCGTGTCTGAATGTCAGagtaaggacccaaccatcgacctgttgtaacaagaaatgcgatttatTCGACAGGCCATATGTTTCTATTGGTCCGCGGTGAATACTCTGTGATGCTGTGCCCTCTGCAATCTTAACTGACTATGTCGTTTGGTGAACACAGGAATATGTAGGGGTCATGTGACGTGGAGCTCCATGTTTGACGATGGCctttgaacgatgtgctccgaaacacttgtgcctgcactagcACTGTGTCGTCAGAACTACCACAGATCGCTACCTGTCTAGAGTTACACAGGAgggatcctccgacctctacgtttcgTGAAGATACGAAGTCGTCCAAAACCATACAGCCTACTCCTCGTTTCACCATCCTtcgaccactttccataggtgctcacgacagaagTAGGCAAACAGGCGACCACCTTCGCCTTCTCAGAGATTCCCGTTTGCAGCCTCAGTGCCACAACAATGGGCCCTTTGTCAAAAAGGCTTGTATCAGTGGATTTGCGCATTTGGGGCCAGAATCATCGCTATAATGGATTCCCTTTCATCTCTGTTCCGCTGAAATTCTTCTCTTACTTCGCCACATGCCCGCTACAGCATCAGGAGGCATTCAACCTAATAGTGGGCTGCGGACataatgttttgagtcatcagtgtatGTGCACAATCATCCTGGAAATACACCTACTTACCAGAACAGGGCGTGAGAAATCTCCAATGTAGACGTTAGATTTACGAGTGTCTCAGCTTTTAGGTATGTTCATTGGGAAGTCACCTCACGACAGAGAACTAGCGATTATAATCTGATAAATTACTGATTTACTACTAAGGTCTACAGAGTGATTTACAATTCAAGAcggtaaaaaacaaacttcacacagaAAACTGGGACCTTCTGTGGACTGGGTCGGTTCCCCACCCTTAAGAGACCCCAGAGACCATGTTGGCGAAAATGCCTTCGAATTAGACTCGGTCTGGGATGCGATAAGGACTCTTACACTGAGGATTACATTCAAACTAGCACCGTGATGTAGTGGATATGAcactaaactgttgcatgaagggtcgtatgttcaaaactcacctggactgtagaattttaatttctatattcggttcgagtacattctacaagtatccacaaatgtcatgaatcattgtactggaatgttctgtagctgtgtattactgtttgtgttctggctggaggcagttcgctccacgcccttttatgtgcaagtgctgaataaacattcgttaagtgaagttagtgttcgtcattaatttaattacaccttcttctaagtGACATTCTGGTGGAGACGTTGGGTATTGGAACTTACGATAGCGCACGTTATCGACGACAGAGGCTccaatcaggccacgacagagccgccgtttacgtggtgagaaacctcagttcgagccatattcaacacatcgcagtctatcggagacagaagaagacgaGGACGTtaggatgacagcaactgtgtgccaccccatgagacatccttccgggttctctggtgacgatggccaagatccaaacaagtggcagagggtatatgagcgtatagcctaatttaacaaatgggatggcaccgtgtgtttggctaacgtatttttctacttggagggcactgccaagcaatggtatgagaacaacgaggagaagttcacaagctgggaagtattccggacggaactgcgcaagtatttcggcaaaacaacgacagaagtgcaaggctgaagataagcAAAAGTTCAGGGCACAGCGTCcaagagaaactacagcatcctaccttGAAGACGTCTTGGAGCAGTGTAAAATAGCGGATGTTAgactgaaggaggaagataaggttgcacatctcatgaagggtattgctgaggacatgtatcgagccctactcctgaaggaggttccgACAgctgacgacttcataaaatggtgacagtatatcgagacaatgcatcaagaagaattacacgcaagaagtttgaacggcttccaaacgtcgaatcgatgtctgtgatggaggaaggaactgatttcacaagttttcttcgtcagatagtgagagaggaaattCAGGAGGCACTTTGATTGCATGGAGAGCAAAAAACCCAGACGCTTCAAGatgtaagggaggaagtggaacggaCATTGAACCctatctctcgtccttcatttccctttgaaacggtgaaaaagtcgagacccaggcggagtcACATTCCTACAATATAACATGAGCAACCTGTCTGGGCTAAGTTAGTGGCATTCACTGGAAGGTTATTACTAGCACCATAGAAAACTTCATGCAAGACAGGGGCGCCGAGGTTTGTCATCTGCTTCTGtacacagcatcactgttacagAAATGAGTACCTACTACAGCACCATTACTAGGTCACTCCCTAACAGAGAAGCAGAGAAATGTGGTAAGAAGACCCAGTATTGTGTGGACGCTGCTCAAAGCTTCGGTGTTGCTATGATGTCATGATGGTGTTGTGGGTGAACACAGAGCATATGAGCGTATGTGCTTACAGCACCTTGCCATCTAGATATCTGCTGTATGTAACCTGACTCTTTGGAGCTTGATGTAAAATTCCCCCTGTACCGATCAGGgttaacaaaataatttaattacgaAAACTGATGGGatacagtaagaaaatagaaacaaataatgCAACAGGCAAAGTTGTAAGACTATCCTGCACAGTGGTAGGCGCACTGAGGCTGGATGTATGATATTTTGAATACATTGAAAAGTACATCGTGATCATAAGTAGAAAGTGCTATCACCAACTCACGGCTGCCCACATTTGTTGGCTTCCCATGAGATGTTTGTTGATGCTGGGGCTGGCAGAAGCAACTCTGCTGACAGATGCAGATGCAGAGTTTCACTTGCCTGCTCAAAGGTGTGCACCTGGCTGATGAATGTGCACTGTGAGACATGGAACTGAGTGAAGGGAGGAAGTCTGAATTTGCGACATGTCACCATTTACATCAGGGCATGACAAGTTGTAGATACATTGCTGCTCTCATTGTCTCATATTGCGGCATACTGTGATGCTCCTGGTGCTAGTGAGGAGCTACATACTCTTTATTTTCGACTTCTCGTTATCCAGCTTAATACCAGTCAGAAGTATCTCATCAGTAGCAACTGTGACGCCAAACTACTAGATGCAACTTTTCGTCGAGAGGGTTGTGATGAGCTATACATCAGGCACAAAAAAATCCCGAGCACTCGCCTGCTCGAGTACAATCTGCAGAGGTTACTGTGTGTTTCCCTGCTGGGTAGCACACCTGTGTACTCACAACAAGAACGTCTCCTGCTGAGAACACAGTAAACATATCTTTTTTTCTCAGAACAGGCATAATGCCAAAACCTACATACACATATGGTTTAAATGAACTAGCGACTGCAAGTATTGATGAATTGCTTAGAGATCAAAGCAGTTCTTGAAGTTATAAAATATTTGGCTCTTCCAAAGATTTTGTTAGCTTATTTATCTCGTAACAAACATTTCAGTTCACAGATCTGTTGTACCAGTCACGAAAAGGCAACAAAAGGTTTGAGAGCTATCACCAGATGAATTTTGTAGTCTTCACTGAAGGTATATTTCCCAGCACAAACGCATCTACTTAATTCAATGGTAAACATTGTAGGCTTACAaaatcacacacgcacacacacacacacacacacacacacacacacacacacacacagaaaacacacacacacacacacacacacacacacacacacacacacacagaaaacacacacacacacacacacacacacacacacagaaaacacacacacacacacacacacacacacacacacagaaaacacacacacacacacacacacacacacacacacacagaaaacacacacacaaacacacagaaaacacacaaaacacacaaaacacacacagaaaacacacacacaacacacacagaaaacgcacacacaacacacacacacacacaacacacaaaacacaacacaacacaaaatacaacacaacacaaaatacaacacaccacacaacacacacacacacacaacacctagCGCTGTAAAACACAGATTAGCATCTTGCTCTTATGCTTGTGCTTACCTGATTTTTATCGGTGGCTGCCCGAGTAGCCGACACACTTCGACCACATCCTTGGGCTGGTTGTGCACAGCATCGGCCCAACCCTGAGTGGCCAGCACCTGGAAGTTGGCCTTTATGAAGGCGACGGCGGCTTTCGTGAGGCTGGGGCATGTGTGCCTGACAGCGAGCACTGCTGTGGCCGCCGCTGACTCTACAGTCAGCAGAGAAGCCAGCTGCTGCTCACACTCTGTCTTCAATCCCGACAAATCGTATTTGTCTGCTGCTGCCAGAACTTGGGGAGTCATGCTGGACGGATGTGGAGTCCTCAGTGTGTGGCAGTAGGCCAGTAGCTCTCTTAGCACCGGACCCTCCACGTCTGTTATGGTGACCTCATTGCTGCTGGACTCCAGCGTGTCGTGGCTGAACATTGCGCTGAATACGGGGCTCCTCGCTGCCAGGACGGCCCTGCGCGCCATCAGCCGCGTCTCTCCTGCCACGAGAGTCACCATGGGGCCCTCCCCAGCGTCCAGTAAGGCGTCTAGGTCGACAGCTGCAGTTTCCTCAACCTTGGTAACGGCTTCCATTGCGGGTGATTCTGGAACACAGCGTTACTGATCAGCCCTTTGATCTCACACAGCGCTCTCAGTAATTATATGACGCACAGAGACACCTGTGTGAAGCAACAGTTCGTAATATTTCTACTTTACATGTAAATTACGACACCCCGATATTCTTGCTGTATCAGACAGACGCCATAAGTGAATAACTGCAGTTCTTAGGtaacacagtaccaatatttcctTAACAGTTTGAACACTTCTTTTGCCCAAAATGTATCCCATTTCTTTAGTTTCTATCTACATTTCAGTCTCTATCGAACACTGAATCTTCCAAAATGGTGTACTGGCACAATACCGATaagtgtaatatattgattattcctagcTACTGaggtgttatcttgaagctgtgagaatagAGGACAGGCACTCCAAGGCGCgaaagcagagacgatgctgagggcagagaaactaggagagatattattACATGAAGTAGACCGTAAGGGAAGTGcgttgcgaaaatgcagacgctccCAGAAGCagtcccagggcgctagttactcttcaaggaattaacatgtaacttcatatgtcgtctacatactgtggtaggttgccaccgtagcaCTTACTAGCGGTAAAGAGAGCTTGATACCAACCCTGAGAACAGCAGCGTCAATAGGCTCACAACGGTTAGAAAGacagcgaaaacgccaaaaaactgttggcctAACAGTCTCTGCTCCGGGGAaaccgaggggcggggctaaatgacgtataacaacaaTGTTGCAAGCCTCATTTTGCAGAGaaattacgtttagctttcagctgaacagttTTGATACCAAATACAGACTTaggtggtgcaactgcattaacatccccgccttaggagcagtagaggggacctaactaaaccgtgattggaaGACGCTTGCAAGAGACTTGTGGGATTAGCTGGTTGGCTTTAAGTGcaaaaaacagtgcccccacgcgttCGGTCTTGCTCCgggtaagtctgctctctcacttggagtgcctcagtgaacagtgtcacattcagtatgctttgttttgcagctaagttgttgccttaagatgctgcttgagtttgctactgtggttagcatctatcctaggacttctgcactggcttctgttgtaaattgttattcatgctttttctaaccctagaactagcctccagtgtgttagtcctgtctggaataaacaactgttTCAAAACCCTTTGTCCAAGAGtttccacaacgagttccctatcATGTCTAACAACCTGCATTTCCAGTAAATGCCTGCACCAGtattggctcagatagaagaaaacaatcaaatgccttcactgtgaattgtcctcttgccttctgctctgtaccgctcgggagcgcagactgacaaCCCCTTTTCTCCCGCTCCcatctatgtcaggacacgacataaGGTCAGAAGTTACCACACAGTCCACTCAAATTAACGTGATCACAGTCTATGTTGACATCAATGTGCAATGTGCAACATCCATTCACAGGATGCACAGGGTACCACTATCACAGATTGTCAGGGGACACAGAAGACATTGCAGactttgtcgtaatgtggaaagagAGCAATTTATCTGAATATCAAACGCGCATTATAATTGGCTTTCAGGGCAATTGAGGAAGGATTTCAGGACAGCTATGTTCGTCAACTATTTGTGGGCCGCTGTATTCAGAGTGTACCATgcatgacaaaaaatggctctgagcactatgggacttaacacctgaggtcatcagtcccctagaacttagaactacctaaacctaactaacctaaagacatccacacatccatgcgcctagaaccgctcggccacagcggccggcaccatgaATTACAAAACGGCACTATCCAAAAGTGGCGCCAATGCTACTGCGGTGCACCATATATGACAGGGATTAACGACGGCTGCAGAATTGTGTCCGGGGCAATAAACGTGTAACAGCTGAGCAACTGACTACCCAGTAACTCCTCGCCAACCGtttagtgaacgttgctgcgtatgggccagaGCATCAGGTACCTGGCCCATGTAACCAAGCTGACTACCGTTCAGGGgagacgaaggctgcaatttgcacgctAATAGCACAAGTGCAAGTCCGTAGAGTGGCGACAGGTGAACTTTTCAGATTAATTACATTTTACGCCCCATCAGACTGAAGCAAACGTCCTGCAAGCATGGTCTGAACAGTCCAGACTGGACGACGGAGGGTTATGATTTGGCGAATGTTTTCGTGTCATTTTCAGGATGGTactctcattctggaaggcacactggataaATGGAAGTATGCCTCTCTCCCTTGGAATCATGTCTTCACTTACATGCAGTTTCTTTTCCTTGGCATGCTACACTATGTGTCCGGACACGCCCAAATACATACTTTTTCCTATTAGgtccactatgctgccacctactgccagttactccatatcagcgacctcagtatccattagacattgtgagagcagaatggggcgctccgcggaactcatatacatcgaacatggtcaagtgatagggtgtcacttgtgtcatacatccgtactggagatttccacactcctgaacatccctaggcccactgtttccgaagtgatagtgaagtcgaaacgtgaaagcaaacgtacagcacaaaagcatacaagcCCACCTCGTCTGctgaatgacagagaccgccgacaattgaagagggtcgtaatttgtaatcggctgacatctatccagactatcacacaggaattccaaactgcattaggacccattgcaagtactatgacagttaggcgggaggtgagtaaacttggatctcatggtcgagcagctgctcataagccacacatgctgGTAAAtagcagacgacgcctcgcttggtgtacggagcgtgagcattggacgattgaacagtggagaaacgttgtgtggattgacgaatcacggtacacaatgtggcgatccgatggcggggagTCGGTGTGGCGAATGCcagctgaacgtcatctgccagtgtgtgtagtgccaacagtagaattcgaagTCGGTGGTCTTACGGtggggtcgtgtttttcatgagggggcttgcaccccttgttatttagcgtggcactatcacaacacaggtctgcattgatattttaagcaaattattgcttcccactgtcgaagagctattcggggatggtgattgcatctttcaacaggaccaatcacctgttcttaatgctcagcctgcggcggagtggctacacgacaataacatctctgtaatggactggcctgcacagagtcatgacttgaatcctatagaacacctctggggtgTTTTGGGAAGCCGACTTCGTAccgcctcaccgaccaacatcgatatctctcctcagcgcagcactccgtgaagaattggctgccatgccccaagaaacctttcagcacctaattgaacgtatgcctgcgagtgtggaagctgtcatcaagaataagggtgggccaacaccatattgaattccagcattaccgatggagggcgccacgaacttataagtcagcTCACGATAGCTGAATGTTCCATAGGCCACCGTTCGAAAGGTATGGCGAAATTCCTTGAAACGTTACCTCTAACACGGTTAGAGGCTGCAGTGAATGCAGATAGTTGTCACGGTGAGCAACGTTTGTTGTCTTAAACGTAAACATGGAATGCAATTAAaaaatgttaccctctcacgtggaaattcaaatgtgtttctttcaatggttcattattcttttccgcatgtgcttaCACACGTTTTTACA
This window contains:
- the LOC124788995 gene encoding speckle-type POZ protein-like, whose translation is MEAVTKVEETAAVDLDALLDAGEGPMVTLVAGETRLMARRAVLAARSPVFSAMFSHDTLESSSNEVTITDVEGPVLRELLAYCHTLRTPHPSSMTPQVLAAADKYDLSGLKTECEQQLASLLTVESAAATAVLAVRHTCPSLTKAAVAFIKANFQVLATQGWADAVHNQPKDVVEVCRLLGQPPIKIRYLSTGISFHALASSFRLGVSTVSVVVKDELKSLGRQVVVLCKIKAHNFS